The Azospirillum baldaniorum genome contains a region encoding:
- a CDS encoding EAL domain-containing protein: MTAERIKGGGCGGQCTEGLGFDFTMAFQPIVDVGGGGRPWAHEALVRGLDGQGAGWVLGQVTEANRYAFDQACRVKAIELAASLGMGQQPDTRLSINFLPNAVYQPEACIRATLAAAKRTGFPPERIIFEVTENERVVDGAHLKSIFTEYKRQGFHTAIDDFGSGYSGLNLLAEFQPDIIKLDMELTRSIDTDRARRSIVSAILTVCRDLGITPVAEGIETPGEAKALRDLGITLMQGYLFARPAVETLVATPAMDFELAVA; this comes from the coding sequence ATGACGGCGGAGCGGATCAAGGGCGGCGGGTGCGGCGGGCAGTGCACCGAGGGATTGGGGTTCGACTTCACCATGGCCTTCCAGCCGATCGTCGATGTCGGCGGCGGCGGACGGCCGTGGGCGCACGAGGCGCTGGTGCGCGGCCTCGACGGCCAGGGGGCCGGCTGGGTGCTGGGCCAGGTGACCGAGGCCAACCGCTACGCCTTCGACCAGGCCTGTCGGGTCAAGGCCATCGAGCTGGCCGCCAGCCTCGGCATGGGCCAGCAGCCTGACACCCGGCTGTCGATCAACTTCCTGCCCAACGCCGTCTATCAGCCCGAAGCCTGCATCCGCGCCACGCTCGCCGCCGCCAAGCGCACCGGCTTCCCGCCGGAGCGCATCATCTTCGAGGTGACGGAGAACGAGCGGGTCGTCGACGGCGCCCATCTGAAGTCGATCTTCACCGAATACAAGCGCCAGGGCTTCCACACCGCCATCGACGATTTCGGATCGGGCTATTCCGGCCTGAACCTGCTCGCCGAGTTCCAGCCGGACATCATCAAGCTGGACATGGAACTGACCCGCTCCATCGACACCGACCGCGCCCGCCGCAGCATCGTCAGCGCCATCCTCACCGTGTGCCGCGACCTCGGCATCACCCCGGTGGCCGAGGGCATCGAAACGCCCGGCGAGGCGAAGGCGCTGCGCGATCTGGGGATCACGCTGATGCAGGGCTATCTGTTCGCCCGTCCGGCGGTGGAAACGCTGGTGGCGACGCCCGCCATGGACTTCGAATTGGCGGTGGCCTGA
- a CDS encoding maltotransferase domain-containing protein: MATAGPRIYNLFPTLVGPMRDWAGHLPRIQGMGFDWLFLNPIHYPGFSGSLYAVKDYYRLHDRIQGGAPEHPDELLRGFIAEAGRHGQSVMLDLVINHTAKDAILVGEHPDWYRRDANGDLYSPRAVDPVDPSRVTIWGDLAMLDYERAEVRAGLTDYWTRYLRHYIGLGVKGFRCDAAYQIPAEVWKTLIERSREVDPQVKFFAETLGCTVEQVRDLCGAGFDFLFNSAKWWDFKSDWLLDQYDEFRWIAPSIAFPESHDTDRLAAEVGSQDTERLAAQLKMHYLFAASFSTGVMMPVGFEYGFTRKLDVVNTTPDDWEQPKLDLTGFIGAVNAMKAESPALNVEGPQRRVTSPHNPVIGLIRETSGWANGSGEGCSVLLINPDENQPHAIDPGPLLASTGGGFADFEDVTPEAAPLPFEPGRDLRLRPLEMRVFRARPAQSRPIELNHLGERGAEHDSATRAWMDELASRRVTIENVYPELDGGRFPVKRVVGDVMEVWADIYTDGTFVLGAAVTYRPVDEEEWREVPMTFVDNDRWMGKLPLTRNTRYQYSILAWRDVWESWRADFKKKNDAGLDVGLELIEGRRFVEHAVGLNEGEGRAALERVVERMNSLQGAELTAYALSDEPRQAMATYGERQYLSRYGCDLEVYVDRTAARYSAWFEIFPRSASPDPSRPGTFDDVSTMLPFIRGMGFDVLYFPPIHPIGRSFRKGRNNTLNPGPNDPGVPYAIGASEGGHADIDPMIGDFEGFRRLVKEARRHGIEIALDFAVQCSPDHPWIKSHPQWFYWRPDGTIRYAENPPKKYQDIVNVSFYRESYPDLWYALRDVVLFWCDEGVRIFRVDNPHTKPFPFWEWMIREVQDRFPDALFLAEAFTRPKLMRRLAKIGFTQSYSYFTWRNTKAELTEYLTELTQGESKDYMQPNFFANTPDILPPILVHGGRPAHMMRAVLAGTLSGVYGLYAPYFVCEADPYPGKEEYNHSEKYEIRHWDWNKPGNIVDYVTRLNRIRAENPALHKFTNLKFYNAYDDNILLYGKMTESKDNVILIAVNLDPHNGHGGTIEVPLWELGLDDGAHVQVEDLFTGQRFTWIGKFQHVWLDPQQNPAAIWRIRPPGR; the protein is encoded by the coding sequence ATGGCCACCGCCGGACCGCGCATCTACAACCTGTTTCCCACGCTCGTCGGCCCGATGCGCGACTGGGCCGGGCATCTGCCCCGCATCCAGGGCATGGGCTTCGACTGGCTGTTCCTGAACCCGATCCATTATCCGGGCTTTTCCGGCAGCCTCTACGCCGTGAAGGACTACTACCGGCTGCACGACCGCATCCAGGGCGGCGCACCGGAGCATCCGGACGAGCTGCTGCGCGGCTTCATCGCCGAGGCGGGGCGGCACGGCCAGTCGGTGATGCTCGACCTCGTCATCAACCACACCGCCAAGGACGCGATCCTGGTCGGCGAGCATCCGGACTGGTACCGGCGCGACGCCAACGGCGACCTCTACAGCCCGCGCGCCGTCGACCCGGTGGACCCGTCGCGGGTGACCATCTGGGGCGACCTCGCCATGCTCGACTACGAGCGGGCGGAGGTCCGGGCGGGGCTGACCGACTATTGGACGCGGTACCTGCGCCATTACATCGGGCTCGGGGTGAAGGGCTTCCGCTGCGACGCCGCCTACCAGATCCCGGCGGAGGTGTGGAAGACGCTGATCGAGCGCTCCCGCGAGGTTGACCCGCAGGTCAAGTTCTTCGCCGAGACGCTGGGCTGCACGGTGGAACAGGTGCGCGACCTCTGCGGCGCGGGCTTCGACTTCCTGTTCAACAGCGCCAAATGGTGGGACTTCAAGTCCGACTGGCTGCTCGACCAGTACGACGAGTTCCGCTGGATCGCTCCGTCGATCGCCTTTCCGGAAAGCCACGACACCGACCGTCTGGCGGCGGAGGTCGGCAGCCAGGACACCGAGCGGCTGGCCGCCCAGTTGAAGATGCACTACCTGTTCGCCGCCTCCTTCTCGACCGGCGTAATGATGCCGGTGGGGTTCGAATACGGCTTCACGCGCAAGCTCGACGTGGTGAACACGACGCCGGACGATTGGGAGCAGCCGAAGCTGGACCTGACCGGCTTCATCGGCGCGGTCAACGCCATGAAGGCCGAGAGCCCGGCGCTGAACGTCGAAGGGCCGCAACGCCGCGTGACCTCGCCCCACAACCCGGTGATCGGGCTGATCCGCGAGACCAGCGGCTGGGCCAACGGGAGCGGGGAGGGGTGCTCCGTCCTGCTCATCAACCCCGACGAGAACCAGCCGCACGCCATCGACCCCGGCCCGCTGCTGGCCAGCACCGGCGGCGGCTTCGCCGACTTCGAGGACGTGACCCCGGAGGCGGCACCGCTGCCCTTCGAGCCGGGCCGCGACCTGCGCCTGCGCCCGCTGGAGATGCGCGTCTTCCGCGCCCGACCGGCGCAGAGCCGCCCCATCGAGCTGAACCATCTGGGCGAGCGCGGAGCGGAGCACGACTCCGCCACCCGCGCCTGGATGGACGAGCTGGCCTCCCGCCGCGTCACCATCGAGAACGTCTATCCCGAGCTTGACGGCGGGCGCTTCCCGGTCAAGCGGGTGGTCGGCGACGTGATGGAGGTGTGGGCCGACATCTACACCGACGGCACCTTCGTCCTGGGCGCCGCCGTGACCTACCGCCCGGTCGACGAGGAGGAATGGCGCGAGGTGCCCATGACCTTCGTCGACAACGACCGCTGGATGGGCAAGCTGCCGCTGACCCGCAACACGCGCTACCAGTACAGCATCCTGGCGTGGCGCGACGTGTGGGAGAGCTGGCGCGCCGACTTCAAGAAGAAGAACGACGCCGGGCTGGACGTCGGGCTGGAGCTGATCGAGGGCCGACGCTTCGTCGAGCACGCGGTCGGGCTGAATGAGGGGGAGGGCCGCGCCGCGCTGGAGCGGGTGGTCGAGCGGATGAACAGCCTCCAGGGAGCGGAGCTGACCGCCTACGCCCTGTCGGACGAACCGCGCCAAGCCATGGCGACGTATGGCGAGCGGCAGTATCTGTCCCGCTACGGCTGCGACCTGGAGGTCTATGTGGACCGCACCGCGGCCCGCTACTCCGCGTGGTTCGAGATCTTCCCGCGCTCGGCCTCGCCGGACCCGTCGCGGCCCGGCACCTTCGACGACGTGTCGACCATGCTGCCCTTCATCCGGGGCATGGGCTTCGACGTGCTGTATTTTCCGCCGATCCACCCGATCGGTCGCAGCTTCCGCAAGGGGCGCAACAACACGCTGAACCCCGGCCCGAACGATCCCGGCGTGCCCTACGCCATCGGTGCCTCGGAGGGCGGGCACGCCGACATCGACCCGATGATCGGCGATTTCGAGGGCTTCCGCCGGCTGGTCAAGGAGGCGCGGCGGCACGGCATCGAGATCGCGCTCGATTTCGCCGTCCAGTGCTCCCCCGACCATCCCTGGATCAAATCGCACCCGCAGTGGTTCTACTGGCGCCCCGACGGCACGATCCGCTACGCCGAGAACCCGCCGAAGAAGTACCAGGACATCGTCAACGTCAGCTTCTACCGCGAATCCTACCCGGACCTGTGGTACGCGCTGCGCGACGTGGTGCTGTTCTGGTGCGACGAGGGGGTGCGCATCTTCCGCGTCGACAACCCGCACACCAAGCCCTTCCCCTTCTGGGAATGGATGATCCGCGAGGTGCAGGACCGCTTCCCCGACGCGCTGTTCCTGGCTGAGGCCTTCACCCGGCCCAAGCTGATGCGGCGGCTGGCGAAGATCGGCTTCACCCAGTCCTACAGCTACTTCACGTGGCGCAACACCAAGGCGGAGCTGACCGAGTATCTGACGGAGCTGACCCAGGGCGAGTCCAAGGACTACATGCAGCCCAACTTCTTCGCCAACACGCCGGACATCCTGCCGCCGATCCTGGTCCATGGCGGGCGGCCCGCCCACATGATGCGTGCCGTGCTGGCCGGGACCTTGTCGGGTGTCTACGGCCTCTATGCCCCGTATTTCGTCTGCGAGGCCGACCCCTATCCGGGCAAGGAGGAGTACAACCACTCCGAAAAATACGAGATCCGGCACTGGGATTGGAACAAGCCCGGCAACATCGTCGATTACGTTACGCGGCTGAACAGGATCCGTGCGGAGAACCCGGCGCTTCATAAGTTCACGAACCTGAAGTTCTACAACGCCTATGACGACAACATCCTGCTCTACGGCAAGATGACGGAGAGCAAGGACAACGTGATCCTGATCGCGGTGAACCTCGACCCGCACAACGGCCATGGCGGCACCATCGAAGTTCCGTTGTGGGAACTGGGGCTGGACGACGGCGCGCATGTCCAGGTGGAGGATCTGTTCACCGGCCAGCGCTTCACCTGGATCGGCAAGTTCCAGCACGTCTGGCTGGACCCGCAGCAGAACCCGGCGGCGATCTGGCGCATCCGCCCGCCGGGGCGGTGA
- a CDS encoding polyphosphate kinase 2 family protein: protein MGNGNGKIRLDKLDMTAEGIGSKDDYERRLAKLQKDLLHIQQTYWHEKRRAILVFEGWDAAGKGGCIRRLTEPLDPRGFHVWPIGAPAADEQGKHYLYRFWTKLPAPGTFAIFDRSWYGRVLVERVEGFAEKEQWKRAYDEINQFEKMLTDDGVRIIKIFMHITPDEQLNRFRERLSNPYKRWKLTEEDLRNRARWDDYSKAIEAMFEKTSTEAAPWQVVPANSKWHARLKVMEIVTEALSRGVNVAPPPIDLTVARIAAEVLGVHLTFDAKEKD from the coding sequence ATGGGCAACGGAAACGGCAAGATCCGTCTCGACAAGCTCGATATGACGGCGGAAGGCATCGGCAGCAAGGACGACTACGAACGCCGCCTCGCCAAACTCCAGAAGGACCTGCTGCACATCCAGCAGACCTATTGGCACGAGAAGCGCCGGGCCATCCTGGTGTTCGAGGGCTGGGACGCCGCCGGCAAGGGCGGCTGCATCCGCCGCCTGACCGAGCCGCTCGACCCCCGCGGCTTCCACGTCTGGCCGATCGGCGCCCCGGCGGCGGACGAGCAGGGCAAGCACTACCTCTACCGCTTCTGGACCAAGCTGCCCGCCCCCGGCACCTTCGCCATCTTCGACCGCTCCTGGTACGGCCGCGTGCTGGTGGAGCGGGTGGAGGGCTTCGCCGAGAAGGAGCAGTGGAAGCGCGCCTACGACGAGATCAACCAGTTCGAAAAGATGCTGACCGACGACGGGGTCCGCATCATCAAGATCTTCATGCACATCACGCCGGACGAGCAGCTCAACCGCTTCCGCGAGCGGCTGAGCAACCCCTACAAGCGCTGGAAGCTGACCGAGGAGGATTTGCGCAACCGCGCCCGCTGGGACGACTACAGCAAGGCCATCGAGGCGATGTTCGAGAAGACCTCGACCGAGGCGGCACCCTGGCAGGTCGTCCCCGCCAACTCCAAATGGCACGCCCGCCTGAAGGTGATGGAGATCGTGACCGAGGCGCTGAGCCGCGGCGTCAACGTCGCGCCGCCGCCCATCGACCTGACCGTCGCCCGGATCGCCGCGGAGGTGCTTGGCGTCCATCTGACCTTCGACGCGAAGGAGAAGGACTGA
- the ppk2 gene encoding polyphosphate kinase 2: MDEVKTGAEAGAEDKPRKKRKALKLKDLGLGVPATGGEVLRDAKEVAAIESHWRDLGGGKAAKGGKKVKYIDELARLQFELIKLQEWVRVNGLKVCVLFEGRDAAGKGGVIKRITESLNPRVCRIVALGTPTEKERGQWYFQRYVAQLPAKGEIVLFDRSWYNRAGVEHVMGFCTDAEYQEFLRACPLFEEMLVQSGIILIKYWFSVSDEEQEKRFTERMRNPIKRWKLSPMDLESRKHWVEYSKAKDAMLEHTDKKLTPWYIVDADDKKKARLNCVHHLLQQIPYQDIAPVELDLPPRQSDDGYKRPKKSKQNWVPEVY, from the coding sequence ATGGACGAGGTCAAGACGGGTGCCGAGGCCGGGGCGGAGGACAAGCCGCGGAAGAAGCGCAAGGCGCTGAAGCTGAAGGACCTCGGACTCGGGGTGCCGGCCACCGGCGGCGAGGTGCTGCGCGACGCCAAGGAGGTCGCGGCCATCGAATCCCACTGGCGCGACCTCGGTGGCGGCAAGGCGGCGAAGGGCGGCAAGAAGGTCAAGTACATCGACGAACTGGCCCGGCTGCAGTTCGAGCTGATCAAGCTGCAGGAATGGGTGCGGGTCAACGGCCTGAAGGTCTGCGTGCTGTTCGAGGGGCGCGACGCCGCCGGCAAGGGCGGCGTCATCAAACGCATCACCGAGAGCCTCAACCCCCGCGTCTGCCGGATCGTGGCGCTCGGCACGCCGACCGAGAAGGAGCGCGGGCAATGGTACTTCCAGCGCTACGTGGCGCAGCTTCCCGCCAAGGGTGAAATCGTCCTGTTCGACCGCAGCTGGTACAACCGCGCCGGCGTCGAGCATGTCATGGGCTTCTGCACCGACGCGGAGTACCAGGAGTTCCTGCGCGCCTGCCCCCTGTTCGAGGAGATGCTGGTCCAGTCGGGCATCATCCTGATCAAGTATTGGTTCTCGGTCAGCGACGAGGAGCAGGAGAAGCGCTTCACCGAGCGGATGCGCAATCCAATCAAGCGCTGGAAGCTCAGCCCGATGGACCTCGAATCACGCAAGCACTGGGTCGAGTATTCCAAGGCCAAGGACGCCATGCTGGAGCACACCGACAAGAAGCTGACGCCCTGGTACATCGTCGACGCCGACGACAAGAAGAAGGCGCGGCTGAACTGCGTCCACCATTTGCTGCAGCAGATCCCCTACCAGGACATCGCCCCGGTCGAGCTGGATCTGCCGCCGCGGCAGAGCGACGACGGCTACAAGCGGCCGAAGAAGTCGAAGCAGAACTGGGTGCCGGAGGTCTACTGA
- a CDS encoding chloride channel protein — MLTRRSLRDSVLGVLMLAGAIGAGVGLAVAMLHEAVVWTQSFVFSVAHGQDLGEAALSDPWRTLLVPAVGGLLLGVMVKLVRRWRSNDIVDPVEANALYGGKMSLIDSLRLTLATLLSNGSGASVGMEAAYTQAGSGIASTLGQKLRLRRADLRTLVGCGAAAAISAAYGAPLAGAFYAFELVMGGYTIATLAPIGAASVAAVAVAHWLTDPSPVLFFGRPVAVEGWDYVACGVLGFLAGWLSILAMQAVTVAERGFRALPIPVWARPALGGLALGALALVVPQVLGAGPGADPSQLARGLEAMAILLVAKIVASALSLGSGFRGGLFSASLLLGGLFGGLAYGVVELLVPGLGLDRMLLVLAGMGAVAAGIIGAPVTMVLLVLEATQDFWAASGVLIGVVVSTTVVRQAFGYSFATWRFHLRGVPIRGAYDVGWVSELTAMRLMRGDVKTILTTQTLDTLRRLHPLGAAKTVFAVEPDGSYAGIIDMGAVHDPSLGDEDAKTPVGELAKHADDFLRPSDDVRSVLQRFCSAEVEALPVVTSPTDRRIVGYVTEAYALRRYSQELERQRGEELGERSLYGRD, encoded by the coding sequence GTGCTGACACGGCGGAGCCTGCGCGACAGCGTCCTGGGCGTGCTGATGCTCGCCGGGGCCATCGGCGCCGGGGTCGGGCTGGCCGTCGCCATGCTGCACGAGGCCGTGGTCTGGACGCAGTCCTTCGTCTTTTCGGTCGCCCATGGGCAGGATCTTGGTGAGGCCGCGCTGTCCGACCCCTGGCGGACCCTGCTGGTCCCGGCCGTTGGCGGCCTGCTGCTCGGCGTGATGGTGAAGCTGGTGCGGCGCTGGCGCTCCAACGACATCGTCGACCCGGTCGAGGCGAACGCGCTCTACGGCGGGAAGATGTCCCTGATCGACAGCCTGCGCCTGACCCTGGCGACCCTGCTGTCCAACGGCTCCGGCGCGTCGGTGGGGATGGAGGCGGCCTACACCCAGGCGGGGTCGGGCATCGCCTCGACGCTCGGGCAGAAGCTCCGTCTGCGGCGGGCGGACCTCCGCACGCTGGTCGGTTGCGGGGCCGCGGCGGCCATCTCCGCCGCCTATGGCGCGCCGCTGGCCGGCGCCTTCTACGCCTTCGAGCTGGTCATGGGCGGCTACACCATCGCCACGCTGGCCCCGATCGGGGCGGCCTCGGTCGCCGCGGTGGCGGTGGCCCACTGGCTGACCGACCCGTCCCCGGTCCTGTTCTTCGGCCGCCCGGTGGCGGTGGAGGGCTGGGACTATGTGGCCTGCGGGGTCCTCGGCTTCCTGGCGGGCTGGCTCAGCATCCTCGCCATGCAGGCGGTGACGGTGGCCGAGCGCGGCTTCCGCGCGCTGCCCATCCCCGTCTGGGCGCGCCCGGCGCTGGGCGGGCTCGCTCTGGGAGCATTGGCCCTGGTGGTGCCGCAGGTGCTGGGGGCCGGACCCGGCGCCGATCCGTCGCAGCTCGCCCGTGGGCTGGAGGCCATGGCGATCCTGCTGGTCGCCAAGATCGTCGCGTCGGCCCTGTCGCTCGGCTCGGGCTTCCGCGGCGGGCTGTTCAGCGCCTCGCTGCTTCTCGGCGGGCTGTTCGGCGGGCTGGCCTATGGGGTGGTCGAGTTGCTGGTGCCGGGGCTGGGGCTCGACCGGATGCTGCTGGTGCTGGCCGGCATGGGGGCGGTCGCCGCTGGCATCATCGGCGCGCCGGTCACCATGGTGCTTCTGGTGTTGGAGGCGACGCAGGATTTCTGGGCGGCGTCCGGCGTACTTATCGGCGTGGTGGTGTCGACCACCGTGGTCCGGCAGGCTTTCGGCTATTCCTTCGCGACGTGGCGCTTCCACCTGCGTGGCGTGCCGATCCGCGGCGCCTACGACGTCGGCTGGGTATCGGAGCTGACGGCGATGCGGCTGATGCGCGGCGACGTGAAGACGATCCTGACCACCCAGACCCTGGACACGCTGCGCCGCCTGCACCCGCTGGGCGCCGCCAAGACCGTCTTCGCGGTGGAGCCGGACGGGTCCTACGCCGGCATCATCGACATGGGCGCCGTGCACGACCCGTCGCTCGGCGACGAGGACGCGAAGACGCCGGTCGGCGAACTGGCCAAGCACGCCGATGACTTCCTGCGGCCGAGCGACGACGTGCGCAGCGTGCTCCAGCGCTTCTGCAGCGCCGAGGTGGAGGCCTTGCCGGTCGTGACGTCGCCCACCGACCGCCGGATCGTCGGCTACGTCACCGAGGCTTATGCCCTGCGCCGCTACAGCCAGGAGCTGGAGCGGCAGCGCGGCGAGGAGCTGGGCGAACGCAGCCTCTACGGGCGGGACTGA
- a CDS encoding ABC transporter ATP-binding protein, producing the protein MNEPLLQVEGLTAGYSGAVAVDRLSLSVAAGEAVALLGANGAGKSTLLKAILGLVPATGGRVRLAGEEIGALAPEQRVRRGLGYVPEGRRVFPGMSVRDNLEVASRLGRAGRARDLERVFALFPALEGKAEERAWRLSGGQQQMLAVGRALMGRPRVLLLDEPSLGLSPKLAGEVFAAVRAIAAAGTAVLVAEQSAARALSAAGRVVLLRLGRSVHDGPVESLPADALRDAFLGG; encoded by the coding sequence ATGAACGAACCCCTGTTGCAGGTCGAGGGGCTGACCGCCGGCTACAGCGGGGCGGTGGCGGTGGACCGGCTGTCGCTGTCCGTGGCGGCGGGGGAGGCGGTGGCCCTGCTGGGCGCCAACGGGGCGGGCAAGTCGACGCTGCTCAAGGCCATCCTCGGCCTCGTCCCGGCGACGGGCGGCCGGGTCCGGCTGGCGGGCGAGGAGATCGGCGCCCTTGCCCCGGAGCAGCGGGTGCGCCGTGGCCTGGGCTATGTGCCGGAGGGCCGGCGCGTCTTCCCCGGCATGAGCGTGCGCGACAATCTGGAGGTGGCGAGCCGGCTGGGCCGGGCCGGGCGCGCCCGCGACCTGGAGCGCGTCTTCGCCCTGTTCCCGGCGCTGGAGGGCAAGGCGGAGGAACGGGCGTGGCGCCTGTCCGGAGGGCAGCAGCAGATGCTGGCGGTGGGCCGCGCGCTGATGGGCCGCCCGCGGGTCCTGCTGCTCGACGAGCCGTCGCTCGGCCTGTCACCCAAACTGGCCGGGGAGGTCTTCGCCGCCGTCCGCGCCATCGCCGCCGCCGGAACGGCGGTGCTGGTCGCCGAGCAGAGCGCCGCCCGCGCCCTGTCAGCCGCCGGGCGCGTCGTGCTGCTGCGCCTCGGTCGGTCGGTCCATGACGGGCCGGTGGAAAGCCTGCCCGCCGACGCGCTGCGGGACGCCTTTCTGGGAGGCTGA
- a CDS encoding ABC transporter permease subunit: protein MRKGVRKLRALAPTLTLPRWAGEGMMLAVLVAYALLYASPYGLRVLTVAGVYALAAIGFQIVFGLGGALSLAHGAFFGIGAYATGILGSQWGLGFAATFPVSLLVPLLLALLVGLPVLRLESHYFALATLGIAQVVHLLAVNSPGLTGGANGLPGVPGIVLFGWAVPRGLPLAAVVWSFVALGGLLAWRLAHGRWGRALTLVRDDPLAAGTLGLDVGGLRLAAFALSAVYAGAAGALAVHTQRVVSPEVLEFPVMVSVLTIAVVGGRGRVAGAILGAVLLLHLPEWFRFLERSYLIVYGVALLTTIVLAPHGLTGLLDRLFPARPVPLPKPEAPPEMAIPGGPLLRVEGLTKGFGGVRAVDGVSLTLEAGTITGLIGPNGSGKTTLVNLISGLETPDGGRVLMGGTDLAGKRPDRIARAGIARTFQAVSLPEGASVLAAVAAARLERDGSIAQAEAHALWALERLGAADLAAKPCAGLPAALRRRVELARALARQPAVLLLDEPAAGLTDGEKAELASHLHAIAATGTALLVVEHDMGFLLPLAGHVLCLDQGRPLYAGPPEGVRSDPAVVAAYLGEGA from the coding sequence GTGCGTAAGGGCGTGCGCAAGTTGCGGGCGCTGGCCCCCACCCTGACCCTCCCCCGCTGGGCGGGGGAGGGAATGATGCTTGCGGTGCTGGTGGCGTACGCGCTGCTGTACGCGTCGCCTTACGGGCTGCGCGTGCTGACCGTGGCGGGGGTGTACGCGCTGGCCGCCATCGGCTTCCAGATCGTCTTCGGGCTGGGCGGGGCGCTGTCGCTGGCCCATGGCGCTTTCTTCGGAATCGGGGCCTACGCCACCGGCATCCTGGGCAGCCAGTGGGGGCTTGGCTTCGCGGCGACCTTCCCGGTCTCGCTGCTGGTGCCGCTGCTGCTGGCCCTGCTGGTCGGACTGCCGGTGCTGCGGCTGGAATCCCATTACTTCGCGCTGGCGACGCTGGGCATCGCGCAAGTCGTCCATCTGCTGGCGGTCAACAGCCCCGGCCTGACCGGTGGCGCCAACGGATTGCCGGGGGTGCCGGGCATCGTCCTGTTCGGCTGGGCGGTGCCGCGCGGTCTGCCGCTGGCGGCGGTGGTTTGGAGCTTCGTGGCGCTGGGCGGTTTGCTCGCCTGGAGATTGGCGCACGGGCGCTGGGGGCGGGCGCTGACGCTGGTGCGCGACGACCCGCTGGCCGCCGGCACGCTGGGTCTGGACGTCGGCGGGCTGCGCCTGGCCGCCTTCGCGCTGAGCGCCGTCTATGCCGGAGCGGCAGGCGCCTTGGCCGTGCACACCCAGCGCGTCGTCTCGCCGGAGGTGCTGGAGTTCCCCGTCATGGTCTCCGTCCTGACCATCGCCGTGGTCGGCGGGCGGGGGCGGGTGGCCGGGGCGATCCTGGGGGCGGTGCTGCTGCTCCACCTGCCGGAGTGGTTCCGTTTCCTGGAGCGCAGCTATCTGATCGTCTATGGGGTGGCCCTGCTCACCACCATCGTGCTGGCGCCGCACGGGCTGACCGGTTTGCTCGACCGGCTGTTCCCGGCCCGCCCGGTGCCCTTGCCGAAGCCCGAAGCTCCGCCGGAAATGGCCATTCCAGGTGGGCCTTTGCTGCGGGTGGAAGGGCTGACCAAGGGCTTCGGCGGGGTGCGGGCGGTGGATGGGGTGTCGCTGACGCTGGAAGCCGGGACCATCACCGGGCTGATCGGCCCCAACGGCTCCGGCAAGACGACGTTGGTCAATCTGATCTCCGGCCTTGAGACGCCGGACGGCGGGCGGGTGCTGATGGGCGGGACGGATCTCGCTGGAAAGCGGCCAGACCGCATCGCCCGCGCCGGGATCGCCCGCACCTTCCAGGCCGTCAGCCTGCCCGAGGGCGCCAGCGTTCTGGCCGCCGTGGCCGCGGCGCGGCTGGAGCGCGACGGCTCGATCGCCCAGGCCGAGGCGCACGCCCTGTGGGCGCTGGAGCGGCTGGGTGCTGCGGACCTCGCCGCCAAGCCCTGCGCCGGTCTGCCCGCGGCGCTGCGCCGCCGGGTGGAACTGGCCCGCGCGCTGGCCCGCCAGCCCGCCGTGCTGCTGCTCGACGAACCGGCGGCGGGGCTGACCGACGGGGAGAAGGCGGAACTGGCCAGTCACCTGCACGCCATCGCCGCCACAGGTACCGCGCTGCTGGTGGTGGAGCACGACATGGGCTTCCTGCTGCCGCTCGCCGGTCATGTGCTGTGCCTGGACCAGGGGCGCCCGCTCTACGCCGGCCCGCCGGAGGGGGTGCGCAGCGACCCCGCCGTGGTCGCCGCCTATCTGGGCGAGGGCGCGTGA